The Ruminococcaceae bacterium BL-4 region CACTCGTTCACACATTTCTGGAAAAAGCGTAATGAGATCAATCCTCATCGAAGATTCCCCCAATCGGACGAATCTTTAAAATACCCTCTTCAACATGAACGGATTCCACCATTTCTTTAACGGCCGGCATCAAATGTTTTTCTCCTTTTTCATCTGTGACCTCATAAACATCATTTGCGCCTGTCTCCAGAATATCCGTTAAAATGCCATAAGATTTTCCAGTCTCTGCATCCACAGCAGACAAGCCAATTAAGTCCTGACGAAAATAAGCGCCTTTCGGAAGATTCGCATCTTTTCTCGCAAAATAAAGGACTTGTCCGCGCATAGCGTCGGCCATCTCGACCGTCTCAATCCCTTCCAACCGAACCAACAAAAGCGTCTTATGGGCCCTTGCAGAAAGGACTTTTAGGCCAGTGCCATCTTTTCGGTAAAACGTTTTAAAACGGCACAGAAAGTCTGCCGAATCGCACCACGGTAAAAGGCGCAGTTCCCCCTGGATACCATGTGTTCCAACGACCTGCCCAGCCTCTAAATATTCAGACTGCATAAACGCCCCTCCTTAGAGTAAAGAAAAAGCGGCAGACATTTTCTGCAAAAGCAAACAAAAACGCTGTCTGCTGTTCTGCAAAAAGGCAGTCCACTGCTTTTCATTTTATCAGTCGATTTCCACAGAAATTTTAGTTTCCTTTCGAGTGGCTGCTGCACGCATAACCACACGGATTGCTTTTGCAATTCGGCCCTGTTTTCCGATCACACGACCCATATCTTCTTCTGCAACATGCAGATGATAAACAATTGTGCCATCCTCAATCGGAGCATCTTCTGTAACGGAAACTTGGTCAGGTTTTTCGACTAACCCCTTGGCAATCGCAAGTAAGAGTTCCTGCATTTTTATTCACTCCTTCTCACAGTACGCCATTTTTCTTAAACAGTGCTTTCACTGTATCGGTCGGCTGAGCGCCATTTTTGATCCACTCTTTTACCTTTTCAGCATCAACCTTCACTTCAGAAGGCTCAGTAAGCGGATTGTAATAACCGATTTCTTCAATGAAACGGCCGTCACGAGGGTAGCGGGAATCTGCTACAACAATGCGATAGAAAGGGTTCTTTTTTGCACCCATTCTGCGCAAACGAATTTTTACTGCCATAGTTTTCACCTCCATATTGAATTATAATTATTTATCTAATAATTTTTTAATAGATAACAAGTTAATAAAAGTATCTAACTAAATCAGAATCCCATTCCGGGGCCCATTCCATTGAGCATTCCAGGCGGAAGCCGGAGCTTTCCTTTTTTGCCGCCCTTTTTCATCATCTTGGTGACTTTTTGAATCTGTTCCATACTGCGGATCAGCTTGTTCACATCTTCCACTTTGGTTCCGCTTCCGGCAGCAATACGGCGCTTCCGGCTCGGATTCATCACAGCAGGCTTTTTGCGCTCTTCTTTTGTCATGCTGCGAATAATTGCAATCTGTTTATCAACCATGCGGTCATCTACCGCTTTATCATCAATTTTACGGGTATCAACGCCGAATTTTTCCAGGACGGAACGCATCGGTCCCATTTTCTGCATCTGCTGGAACTGAGACAAAAGATCATTATAATCCAGCTTGTTGTGCATCATCTTCTGAGCAGTTTTACGGGCTTCTTTTTCGTCCATTGTCTGTTCAGCATTTTCGATCAAAGTTAAAACGTCGCCCATGCCAAGGATTCGACTCGCCATACGGTCACCATGAAAAACTTCCAGATCGTCAAGCTTCTCACCGACTCCGGCATATTTGATCGGCTTTCCGGTAACAGCTTTGACCGAAAGTGCAGCGCCGCCGCGGGTATCACCGTCGAGCTTTGTCAAAATGACGCCTGTAATCCCAAGCTTGTCGTCAAATGCTTTTGCAACATTGACCGCTTCCTGACCGGTCATACTATCGACTACCAGCAAAATCTCACTGGGCTTAACCGCCGCTTTGATATTTTCCAGTTCGTCCATCAGAACATCATCGATTTGTAGTCGTCCGGCTGTATCAATCAAAACAATATCATTGCCATAATCTTTTGCATGTTTAATCGCTTTTACGCTGATCCTGACCGGATCATCTTTACCCATCTCAAAAACAGGAACGCCGGCCTGTTCTCCGACTACCTGCAGCTGCTTAATTGCAGCCGGACGATAAACGTCGCAAGCGACCAACAGAGGACGATGGCCCTGCCTTTTGAGCAGTTTTCCAAGTTTCGCAGCATGTGTCGTTTTACCGGCGCCCTGCAATCCACAGAGCAGTACAATACAAGGGCCCGAAGATGGCATCTTAAGGCGCATATCCGCGTCATCGGTTCCCATCAACTTTGTCAACTCTTCATTGACAATTTTGACCACCATCTGGCTTGGGGTCAGGCTTTCCATAACTTCACTGCCGATTGCGCGCTCTGTTACCCGGTTGGTAAAATCTTTTGCAACCTTATAATTGACATCTGCCTCCAGAAGTGCCATGCGAACTTCACGCATCGCTGTTTTAACGTCCGCTTCAGAAAGTTTTCCTTTCGATTTCAGCTTTTTAAAAGCTGCCGAAAGTTTATCCGATAAGCCTTCAAATGCCATAGATGCACTCCTTTCATTCTTCAGTCAGATTATTCAAATTTTCGACCGCAGAGAGAATCTTATCGAGCTCTCCTGTAATATCACGGTTATAAAGAAACCGTTTGTTATAATCCTGAATATTGTGCGTGCTTTGATCAACAATCTGAAGAGCCTCTTTAATCTCGCGGAATCGCTTTAAAAACCCCAGATGATCTTCCATTTCGAAAAGCTGTGTTTCACCGCGCTTAATGGCATCCCTCACTCCCTGACGGGTAATCCCCTCGTTTTCTGCAATCTCAGCGAGAGACAGATCATCATTATAGTAATAATCCAGTACTTTACGCTGCTTTTGAGTCAGCATAGAGCCATAATAATCCAACAAAACAGATACTTCTAAGTTCTTTGCCATGCTGTCTCCTTCTTTCTCTGTAAAGTGCTTTACTTTTACATGCAAAAAGAATTATACCTTATTCGATTTAAAATGTCAACCATAAATTTTTGCCACTAAAAAACAAAAAGGGCGAAGGAATTCGTCCTTTTGTGCATTCTTTATTTTAATTCTGCAATGGTAACGCCGCTTTCACCCTCGCCATAAGTTCCTAATCGAAAGCTCTTAACACTAGGATGATGTTTCAGATGCTCTTGCACCGCTTTTCGCAAAACGCCGGTCCCTTTTCCATGAATCAACGTCACCTGCGAAAGACCGCCAAGCTGAGCATGATCCAAGAACTGATCCACATGAAAAATTGCTTCGTCAGCATTTTCGCCGCGCAAATCGAGCTCTGCTTTTGCCTGCGTTTCTACTGCAGTACGGGTCACTGCCCGACGAGTTCCTAGGGTCCCACGCTTTTTCTGTTGCCGGTTTGTAAGAAGGCGCAAATTTTCAATCGGTACCTGTGTTTTAATAATGCCCGCTTGCACCAAGACTGTTTTTCCGCCTTTCTCCACTTCCAATACAGCTGCTTCTTTATCCAAGTCAAAAATCAGAACAGGATCTCCAGGCTTTAATGGGCGGGGCAGTACATAATGATCGTCCTTCTTCCGGCTTACTGGGTCTGCCTGCTCTTCCAGTCCCCGTAATCCCGCTTTGATCCTCGCCTTTTCTTCGGCCGAAATCACACGGTCTTTCTGCTTTTTTAACGCTTCCAGCTCTTCTAAAAGCGCATCCGCCTGTCCGCGGGTTCGGGAAACTAAAAGTGCCGCTTTTTCCCGTGCCTCATCCATTTCCTGCTGCATTTTCTTCTGGATTTTTTCGCGCTCACCGGCAGCTTCCTTTTTGAGTTCCTGTGCCTGCAGCTTTGCCTCTTCGGCCGCTTTTTTCTGTGTTTCCAACTGCTGACGATTTTCTTCCAATTGCTTTACCACGTTTTCAAAGCGAAGATTTTCATTAGAAACAAATGTTTTAGCCCGATCTACAACCGCCTCCGAGAGGCCTAAACGAAGTGAAATTGCAAACGCATTGCTGCGCCCTGGCACTCCAATCAAAAGCCGATAGGTGGGGCACAAAGTCTGAACATTAAATTCGCAGCAGGCATTCTCCACCCCCGGAGTCTGCAAAGCGTATGCTTTTAGCTCCGCATAATGCGTTGTTGCAGCGATTTTAGCTCCGGTCGTCCTCAGTTGCTCCAGAATAGCCATCGCCAATGCCGCCCCTTCGACTGGGTCGGTCCCTGCACCAAGCTCATCAAGAAGCACCAAGCTGTGTTCATCCGCCTGCTTTAAAATTGCGATCTGATTCACCATATGAGCTGAAAATGTAGAAAGACTCTGTTCAATAGATTGCTCGTCACCAATATCTGCAAGCACTCTGTTAAAAACGGATACTTCGCTCTGCTCGGCTGCAGGGATCAGCAAGCCGCACATCGCCATTAGGCAGAAAAGTCCCACTGTCTTGAGGGAAACCGTCTTACCGCCGGTATTAGGGCCTGTAATCACCAGTGTATCGAAATCTTCTCCCAGACGAATATCGGTAGGGACTACTTTACTAGCCGCAATCAGAGGGTGACGTGCTTTTTTGAGGTTGATCACTCCCCGATCATTGAGAACCGGTTTTGTAGCCTTCATCTGGTATCCAAGATTTGCTTTCGCAAAAATCATATTGATTTCCACTGCGGAATTGTATCCCGTCACAATCGTACTGGCAAAACTGCCGACTTCTGCAGATAGCTCTCCCAAAATTCGTTCAATCTCTGCGCGTTCTTTGCTTTCCAGTACCCGAATTTCATTATTCGCTTCCACAACAGCCATCGGCTCCACAAAAACGGTAGCGCCGCTGCCCGACGTATCGTGAACAAGGCCCGGCACATTCCCACGGCATTCCGCTTTTACCGGAACGACATAACGGCCTTCCCTCTGTGTGATAATCGGTTCCTGAAGATATTTTTGATAAGTTATAGAATGAATCATATGGTCAAGTTTTTCCCGGACTCTTGCTCCCGCCGCACGCATTTTTCTGCGGATAGAGGAAAGCTCTGAAGAAGCATTGTCGCTCACTTCTTCTTCCGAAATGACTACATTAAAGATTCGGTCTTCCATGT contains the following coding sequences:
- the rpsP gene encoding ribosomal protein S16 (BS17) (Evidence 2a : Function from experimental evidences in other organisms; PubMedId : 6419023, 12682299, 20034956; Product type s : structure) gives rise to the protein MAVKIRLRRMGAKKNPFYRIVVADSRYPRDGRFIEEIGYYNPLTEPSEVKVDAEKVKEWIKNGAQPTDTVKALFKKNGVL
- the ffh gene encoding signal recognition particle-like (SRP) GTPase (Evidence 2a : Function from experimental evidences in other organisms; PubMedId : 7511896, 8662730, 10222262, 10224127, 10658653, 12682299, 11123669, 22056770, 26344568; Product type cp : cell process), which codes for MAFEGLSDKLSAAFKKLKSKGKLSEADVKTAMREVRMALLEADVNYKVAKDFTNRVTERAIGSEVMESLTPSQMVVKIVNEELTKLMGTDDADMRLKMPSSGPCIVLLCGLQGAGKTTHAAKLGKLLKRQGHRPLLVACDVYRPAAIKQLQVVGEQAGVPVFEMGKDDPVRISVKAIKHAKDYGNDIVLIDTAGRLQIDDVLMDELENIKAAVKPSEILLVVDSMTGQEAVNVAKAFDDKLGITGVILTKLDGDTRGGAALSVKAVTGKPIKYAGVGEKLDDLEVFHGDRMASRILGMGDVLTLIENAEQTMDEKEARKTAQKMMHNKLDYNDLLSQFQQMQKMGPMRSVLEKFGVDTRKIDDKAVDDRMVDKQIAIIRSMTKEERKKPAVMNPSRKRRIAAGSGTKVEDVNKLIRSMEQIQKVTKMMKKGGKKGKLRLPPGMLNGMGPGMGF
- a CDS encoding Signal recognition particle associated protein → MAKNLEVSVLLDYYGSMLTQKQRKVLDYYYNDDLSLAEIAENEGITRQGVRDAIKRGETQLFEMEDHLGFLKRFREIKEALQIVDQSTHNIQDYNKRFLYNRDITGELDKILSAVENLNNLTEE
- the mutS gene encoding Endonuclease MutS2; this encodes MRLENNHHLKALELPKILALLAEQSDCDDAAQMARELQPVGTLEEASALLEETWDAYRMIAQFGAPSFRGLHNVTNAVRRAEAGGLLNLTELLRIGETLRALRGIYDWRQKSAGLKTVLEWRFSNLMPNKYMEDRIFNVVISEEEVSDNASSELSSIRRKMRAAGARVREKLDHMIHSITYQKYLQEPIITQREGRYVVPVKAECRGNVPGLVHDTSGSGATVFVEPMAVVEANNEIRVLESKERAEIERILGELSAEVGSFASTIVTGYNSAVEINMIFAKANLGYQMKATKPVLNDRGVINLKKARHPLIAASKVVPTDIRLGEDFDTLVITGPNTGGKTVSLKTVGLFCLMAMCGLLIPAAEQSEVSVFNRVLADIGDEQSIEQSLSTFSAHMVNQIAILKQADEHSLVLLDELGAGTDPVEGAALAMAILEQLRTTGAKIAATTHYAELKAYALQTPGVENACCEFNVQTLCPTYRLLIGVPGRSNAFAISLRLGLSEAVVDRAKTFVSNENLRFENVVKQLEENRQQLETQKKAAEEAKLQAQELKKEAAGEREKIQKKMQQEMDEAREKAALLVSRTRGQADALLEELEALKKQKDRVISAEEKARIKAGLRGLEEQADPVSRKKDDHYVLPRPLKPGDPVLIFDLDKEAAVLEVEKGGKTVLVQAGIIKTQVPIENLRLLTNRQQKKRGTLGTRRAVTRTAVETQAKAELDLRGENADEAIFHVDQFLDHAQLGGLSQVTLIHGKGTGVLRKAVQEHLKHHPSVKSFRLGTYGEGESGVTIAELK
- a CDS encoding KH domain RNA binding protein YlqC — encoded protein: MQELLLAIAKGLVEKPDQVSVTEDAPIEDGTIVYHLHVAEEDMGRVIGKQGRIAKAIRVVMRAAATRKETKISVEID
- the rimM gene encoding Ribosome maturation factor RimM, giving the protein MQSEYLEAGQVVGTHGIQGELRLLPWCDSADFLCRFKTFYRKDGTGLKVLSARAHKTLLLVRLEGIETVEMADAMRGQVLYFARKDANLPKGAYFRQDLIGLSAVDAETGKSYGILTDILETGANDVYEVTDEKGEKHLMPAVKEMVESVHVEEGILKIRPIGGIFDED